A genome region from Anastrepha obliqua isolate idAnaObli1 chromosome 4, idAnaObli1_1.0, whole genome shotgun sequence includes the following:
- the LOC129244171 gene encoding probable E3 ubiquitin-protein ligase RNF144A yields MMVEQTWISSAEFKHIYCMKAYVDFEITEGAYEISCPDAQCPAQGIMTLPEIANLTTTNLMKKHHRYRLNKEIEMDKTRTWCPRAGCETVCLVGTGPHSDATPSTSTGSGGGGGIPTTAFTDSHGTQQNLCAVQCPSCKDEFCSACKKAWHPNMTCEENSRRLVADGQDDIGIPFDNDLIKCCPMCAVPIEKDEGCAQMMCKRCKHVFCWYCLASLDDDFLLRHYDRGPCKNKLGHSRASVVWHRAQVIGIFAGFGILLLVASPLLLLAAPCIICCKCRSCSGARIDEGDAELDEATALQSL; encoded by the exons ATGATGGTCGAGCAAACCTGGATCAGCAGCGCTGAGTTcaaacatatttac TGCATGAAGGCTTATGTGGACTTTGAAATAACTGAAGGCGCCTACGAGATCTCGTGTCCGGATGCCCAATGTCCGGCGCAAGGCATTATGACACTACCCGAAATCGCGAATCTTACGACGACTAATTTGATGAAGAAGCACCATCGATATCGACTCAATAAAG AAATCGAAATGGATAAGACGCGCACCTGGTGCCCGCGTGCCGGCTGCGAAACCGTTTGCCTTGTCGGCACCGGTCCACATTCCGATGCCACACCATCCACCTCAACTGGTAGTGGTGGTGGCGGCGGCATCCCCACAACAGCTTTCACTGACAGCCATGGCACGCAACAGAATCTTTGCGCCGTTCAGTGCCCATCGTGTAAGGATGAATTTTGCTCGGCCTGCAAGAAAGCG TGGCATCCCAATATGACTTGTGAGGAGAATAGTCGTCGTTTGGTGGCGGACGGTCAGGATGACATTGGTATACCCTTCGACAACGACCTCATCAAGTGTTGTCCCATGTGTGCTGTGCCCATTGAAAAGGATGAGGGCTGTGCGCAAATGATGTGTAAACGTTGCAAGCACGTCTTCTGCTGGTATTGTCTGGCTAGTTTGGAT GACGACTTTCTCTTGCGTCACTACGACCGTGGGCCATGCAAGAACAAACTTGGACATTCCCGTGCGTCTGTGGTGTGGCATAGAGCGCAAGTTATTGGCATTTTTGCCGGTTTCGGTATATTGTTGTTGGTAGCGTCACCGCTACTCCTTTTGGCAGCACCCTGTATTATATGTTGTAAATGTCGTAGTTGCAGTGGTGCTAGAATTGATGAAGGCGATGCCGAGCTGGACGAGGCGACAGCGTTACAAAG tCTTTAG